The window CCATAGTTATATGCATTTTTTCTTAATAAGTTATATGCATCCTGATCATTCAAAAGATCGTTCACAATTGTTGCCAATTGAGCATCGTTTTTAAAATCAAATAATTTCCCTCTATTATTAGCAAGTAATTCTTGCGCATGCCAATAAGGTGTTGATACTACCGCCGACCCAGCACCAACCGCATATGACAAAGTTCCGCTGGTTATTTGCGCCTCATTTAAATAAGGCGTGATGTATACAGCACATGCCGTTAAATATTGATGAAGTTCTTCTTCTGATACAAATTTATTTACAAACGCAATGTTTTTTTCTACACCTAAATCTTGCGCCAAAAGCTTTAAACTGTCACGATATTCTTCTCCGTTATGTTTGACCACTCCTGGATGGGTGTTTCCTAATATAACATATAATACATCTGGGTGCTGTGCAACTATATTTGGTAATGCTTTAATAACTGTTTCTAAACCTTTATTTCTGCTTATTAAACCGAAAGTGAACAACACTTTTCTGTCTTTAAAAAGGTCACTTTTTGCAATATCATTGTTTAATATTGGTTCCAAATCCGGCACACCATGCTCAATAAGTTTAATTTGAGAAGATGGAATTAAATAAATACTATTTAAAAACATCACCGCTTTTTTACTCATTACCACAATTTTTGATGACTTCAGCGCTATTTCTTTAATAATAGTCTGTTGCATAAAATTGGGATCTTTCAATACCGTATGTAAGATTGTTATAAAAGGTTTTTTCAACCGATTAATTAAGGATAACAAAAATACACCGCTATTGCCACCATAAATTCCAAATTCATGTTCAATAATACAAGTATCAATTTCACTGTTATTTATAAAATCAGCTGCTTCGATATAATCTTGTTGATTTTGCTGGCGAATCACAAATTTTACCTCGTTTGGATAAGCGTGTTCATTTAAATCATCAGACTCATTCATTGCAACAATAAAACTTTTATCGGCATTGTATGATTGATTTAAGCCTAGAGCGTTAACTAAATTTTGGTTAAATGTCGCTAACCCACATTCTCGAGGTGGGTAAGTAGAAATATAGGCGATTTTCATAACTTTTCGGAAGATTAGATATTTTAATAACACACTATTGCTGAAATAGTTTGTACTATGCCCAGTTAAGGCCTCCATTATGACAAAACAATATCAATTAAGTACTTGTTTATAAGTAAATTCTAAAAATACAGTATGAGATCAATATGGAAAGGTTCAATTGGGTTTGGTTTAGTTAATATTCCTGTGAAACTTTTTTCTGGCGTTCAAAATAGTAATCTTGATTTTGATATGCTTGATGAACGTGACCATGGGAAAATCAAATTTCTTCGTGTAAATGAGAATAATCATAAAGAAGTTCCATATGAGAAAATTGTTAAAGGTTATTTTTTAAAGGATAAGTATGTTATTTTAGACAAGCACGATTTCGAAGAAGCATCACCAGAAAAAACTAAAATTATCGAGTTGGAAAACTTCGTTGATATTAAGGAAATCAATCCGATTTATTATGAAACCTCTTATTACACTGAACCTGAAAAGCAAGGTAAAAAGGCTTATGCTTTATTATTGAAGGCATTAGAGAAATCGGCTAAAGCTGGCGTTGGTAGATTCGTATTAAGAAATACAGAGAATTTATGCGTTATCCATCCGATGGACGGCGTTATTGTGATCACTAAAATTCGATTTCAACAAGAAATAAGGGTTATGGATGAAATAACTAAAGTTGACGATGTAAATATTTCGAAAAAAGAAATGGATGTTGGTTTGGCACTCATAAAACAATACAGTTCTAAATTTGATTTAAGTGCCTTTAAAGATGATTATAGTGATGAATTGCTTAAGATAATTAAAGCAAAGGCAAAAGGAAAACGCGCTACGGTTAAAAAAATGAAACCTGTAAAGGCAAGTAGTGATGATTTATATGAACAATTAATGCAAAGTTTAGGTTCTAAAAAAGGAGCTTAAAAAAAATCTTTTAAATAAAAAACGCATCGCTTAAGGCGATGCGTTTTTTATTTAATAATATTCTGATCTATTTAAATGCGGCTTTCAATTGATCTGCTGCATAAGCTTGAGCTGCTTTAGCTTCTGGAACTACAATAGCCATTCCGAAAAATTCGTGAGTAACGCCATCATAATTTTTACTGTCAACTTTTACACCGGCAGCTTTTAATTTATCTGCTAACATTACACCATCGTCATGTAATGGATCAATTTCTGCAGTAATAATGGTAGTAGGAGGTAAGCCTTTCAAGTTTGCATTTACTAACGATATTTTTGGATTTTGCGCCTCAATCATTGTGTTCAAATATTTTTGAGTAAACCAAGCCATCATTGCTTTATTTAACGGTTTAGCATTTGCGTTCATTTTATATGATTCTGTATTCATATTAGCCTGAGCAATTGGATAAACCAAAACTTCATGTACAGGGATCATTATTTTTTTATCTCTTGCCATAATAGAAACATTCGCTGCTAAGTTTCCACCTGCACTTTCACCTACAACGGCGATTTTAGCGGGATCCGCTTTTATGGTTGAAGCATTTTTTACAGCCCATTCATATGCTGCAAATGCATCGTTATGTGCTGTTGGAAATTTATTTTCTGGTGCTAAACGGTAAGCTACAGAAACAACAACTGCTCCAACCTGCTCTGCCAAACCTTGTGCCGATGCATTGTAAACATCTAAATTAGCGATTACAAAACCTCCACCATGGTAATAAACGATTAATGGAAAAGGACCGCTTCCAGTTTTTGGAGTATAGATACGCAAATGAATTTTGCCACCAGCTACGTCAATATCTTTGCCCATAGTATCTACTTTTGCAGCAGGAATGGTAATGTTATTTTCTTTCACTAAGTCCATTACAGCATCTGTTGGTGTATGATTTTTTCTTGCATCAACAGCACTCAATGTTTCTAAAGGTTTATCTCCATAACTTACAAGTTTTTCAATTACTGCCTGCATTTCAGGTTTAATGGTTTTACCCCATTCTGGTGCTGGTCCTGCAGGTTTTATAGCTGTTGTAGATGCTGAACCCGTAATTGTTGTGTCTGTAGTCGTCGAATCCGTTGTTGTTGTTGATTTGCTTCCGCTGTTACAGGCGGAAACCGAAATGGCTACAGCGAATATGGCGCTGGCCATTTTTAATGAATTTCTTTTCATAGTGTTAATTTTATTTAAATATTGAGCTATAACATCGCGTGGTATGCAACTGTTTTAATTGGCGTACAACTATCTAGAATTTACCTTTTTCCAAACATCTTGACTGAGTACGTTGTTCTTATCAAAAATCTATATTATATGCTAGCAGAAATAACGGGATTGCCAGAAAATATTTTTGGTGTTAGAGCAACAGGCGAAGTTGAGGGCGATGATGTAAAAAATGTATTGCTTCCAGGGTTGAAGAGAACTGCAGATACCTTTAACGAAATCCGCTATCTTTTAATATTAGATACTTCTGTGAAAAATTTTACAGCTGGGGCTTGGGTTCAAGATATAAAAGCTGGACTGCAAAATTTTTCAAATTGGAGAAAAATAGCAATATTGAGTGATGAAAAAGGTGTAGAATGGTTTACTGATCTTTTTACAATTGCAACGCCCGGAAGCTCAAAAGGATTTAAATTAAATGAGTTAGAAGAAGCAAAATCTTGGTTATTAGTTGATTAATTTAAAAAAAAATATATGAAAGATTCAAAAACAAAAGCAGAAAGTAGCAAGGCTACAGCGCCAAAAGATGAAAAAGCAAAGGGAGCAGATGATAAGGTAACATCAGCAAAAGATGCGAAAAAAGTATCGGTAACAAAAAAAGCATCTAAGAAATAAGAAGCTAATTTACGCTTGCTACCATTATGATTTTAGAGGCTATTAACATCAATCACTATTACGACAAAACTTTAGATTGGTTATTACTAAAAGGGCCGTCTGTTTTTTTTGGCCTTTTATTACTTTTCATTGGTTTATGGGTTATTAAACTATTTGCTAAATGGATGCAAAATAGTATGCATAAAAATGACGTAAATCCTTCTTTGCGTCCATTTTTAAGTAGTTTAATAATCATTGTACTACGCATCCTGTTAGTGCTAACGGTTATGCAAATTATTGGCATACAGCTTACAT is drawn from Pedobacter mucosus and contains these coding sequences:
- a CDS encoding Ku protein, whose product is MRSIWKGSIGFGLVNIPVKLFSGVQNSNLDFDMLDERDHGKIKFLRVNENNHKEVPYEKIVKGYFLKDKYVILDKHDFEEASPEKTKIIELENFVDIKEINPIYYETSYYTEPEKQGKKAYALLLKALEKSAKAGVGRFVLRNTENLCVIHPMDGVIVITKIRFQQEIRVMDEITKVDDVNISKKEMDVGLALIKQYSSKFDLSAFKDDYSDELLKIIKAKAKGKRATVKKMKPVKASSDDLYEQLMQSLGSKKGA
- a CDS encoding alpha/beta hydrolase; this translates as MKRNSLKMASAIFAVAISVSACNSGSKSTTTTDSTTTDTTITGSASTTAIKPAGPAPEWGKTIKPEMQAVIEKLVSYGDKPLETLSAVDARKNHTPTDAVMDLVKENNITIPAAKVDTMGKDIDVAGGKIHLRIYTPKTGSGPFPLIVYYHGGGFVIANLDVYNASAQGLAEQVGAVVVSVAYRLAPENKFPTAHNDAFAAYEWAVKNASTIKADPAKIAVVGESAGGNLAANVSIMARDKKIMIPVHEVLVYPIAQANMNTESYKMNANAKPLNKAMMAWFTQKYLNTMIEAQNPKISLVNANLKGLPPTTIITAEIDPLHDDGVMLADKLKAAGVKVDSKNYDGVTHEFFGMAIVVPEAKAAQAYAADQLKAAFK
- a CDS encoding STAS/SEC14 domain-containing protein — encoded protein: MLAEITGLPENIFGVRATGEVEGDDVKNVLLPGLKRTADTFNEIRYLLILDTSVKNFTAGAWVQDIKAGLQNFSNWRKIAILSDEKGVEWFTDLFTIATPGSSKGFKLNELEEAKSWLLVD